A portion of the Algisphaera agarilytica genome contains these proteins:
- the truA gene encoding tRNA pseudouridine(38-40) synthase TruA, whose translation MQTRRYKLTVAYDGSAFHGWQKQQPPDQEWPRTVQGELEAAMMQVLRQPSEVFDLLGASRTDTGVHAVGQVCHFSSDTTIPVERLSRAINSRLPKDIDVRHAEVVHDEFDAIRDATDKQYRYRIYNTRHRPLGIRHLVHHEWADIDVASMQDAARRLIGTHDVEGFAAAAHGRTTTVRTIHNCHVEEHPLSVGSGESTALSNADLPNGAHVTSAGREIHVVISGSGFLYNMVRIVAGTLLDVGMGRMPPERIDEILVTQNRQIAGPTLPPNGLCLEWVKYG comes from the coding sequence ATGCAAACCCGTCGCTACAAACTCACCGTCGCCTACGACGGCAGCGCCTTCCACGGCTGGCAGAAGCAGCAGCCGCCGGATCAGGAGTGGCCGCGCACGGTGCAGGGTGAGCTGGAAGCCGCGATGATGCAGGTGTTGCGGCAGCCGTCGGAGGTATTTGATCTGCTCGGGGCGAGCCGGACGGACACGGGCGTGCACGCGGTGGGGCAGGTCTGTCATTTCAGTTCGGACACGACGATCCCGGTCGAACGGCTGAGCCGGGCGATCAACAGCAGGCTACCCAAGGACATCGATGTGCGTCACGCCGAGGTGGTGCACGATGAGTTCGATGCGATCCGCGACGCGACCGACAAGCAGTACCGCTACCGCATCTACAACACCCGCCACCGCCCGCTGGGGATTCGGCACCTGGTCCACCACGAGTGGGCCGACATCGACGTCGCGTCGATGCAGGACGCGGCCAGGCGGCTCATCGGCACACACGACGTCGAGGGCTTCGCCGCCGCGGCGCACGGCCGAACGACGACGGTGCGCACGATCCACAACTGCCATGTCGAGGAACACCCACTTTCGGTGGGCAGTGGCGAGTCCACGGCGTTAAGCAATGCGGACCTCCCCAACGGGGCGCACGTCACCTCGGCGGGACGTGAGATCCACGTGGTTATTTCCGGCAGCGGCTTCCTCTACAACATGGTCCGAATCGTCGCGGGCACGCTGCTGGATGTCGGCATGGGCCGGATGCCCCCGGAGCGGATCGATGAGATTTTGGTGACCCAGAACCGCCAGATCGCGGGGCCGACGCTGCCGCCGAACGGGTTGTGTCTGGAGTGGGTGAAGTACGGTTAG
- a CDS encoding flavin reductase family protein, with translation MAQSKAASSASSDAPTPEVVSALGLVPSGKFVLTAQHEDRRAGMLVHWVQQVCAQPPMISVAVAKGKPIMPLISESRKFALCQLGEDDRLMHRKFAQDSDLSDDPFLGFDLHPSKLGNVPIMAGSLAYFECELSCHMDVEGDHDLFVGQVHAARSGDGTPRVCYTSGAAQPEPSDSTAAAGE, from the coding sequence ATGGCTCAGAGTAAAGCTGCTTCGTCCGCGTCGTCCGATGCGCCCACCCCCGAGGTTGTCTCGGCGTTGGGTCTTGTGCCTTCGGGCAAGTTTGTTCTCACCGCGCAACACGAAGACCGCCGAGCGGGCATGCTCGTGCACTGGGTGCAGCAGGTGTGTGCCCAGCCGCCGATGATCAGTGTCGCCGTGGCCAAGGGCAAACCCATCATGCCGCTCATCAGCGAGTCGCGCAAGTTCGCGTTGTGCCAGCTCGGCGAAGACGACCGCCTGATGCACCGCAAGTTCGCCCAGGACTCCGACCTCAGCGACGACCCGTTCCTGGGTTTTGACCTGCACCCCAGCAAGCTCGGCAACGTGCCGATCATGGCCGGGTCGCTGGCGTACTTCGAGTGTGAGTTGTCCTGCCACATGGACGTCGAGGGCGACCACGACCTGTTCGTCGGCCAGGTCCACGCCGCCCGCTCGGGCGACGGCACCCCCCGCGTGTGCTACACCTCGGGCGCCGCCCAACCCGAGCCCTCGGACAGCACCGCCGCCGCGGGCGAGTGA
- a CDS encoding HAD family hydrolase, with amino-acid sequence MKFDAVMFDLDGTLADTLRDLAEAGNHAMAAVGRPGYELDQYRTLVGQGVERLIRDALGPDHQEHFEPASAAFKAYYAEHRYDFCAPYPGIAELLHALTAQGLKLAVMSNKPDEATVDMVRRVFGRWDFDAVRGHREGYPVKPDPKAALEIAAELGIAPGRWAYVGDTNVDMFTGKAAGFFTVGVSWGLRSVEEMRDAGADAIIHQPSELLPLLG; translated from the coding sequence ATGAAATTCGACGCGGTGATGTTTGATCTGGACGGCACGCTGGCCGATACGCTGCGTGACCTGGCCGAGGCGGGGAACCACGCGATGGCCGCCGTCGGCCGACCGGGCTACGAACTCGACCAGTACCGCACCCTCGTCGGGCAGGGCGTCGAACGCCTGATCCGCGATGCGCTGGGGCCCGACCACCAGGAACACTTTGAACCGGCTAGCGCGGCGTTCAAGGCCTACTACGCCGAGCACCGCTACGACTTCTGCGCCCCCTACCCCGGCATCGCGGAGCTACTCCACGCGTTGACCGCGCAAGGCCTGAAGCTCGCGGTCATGAGCAACAAGCCCGACGAAGCGACCGTAGACATGGTGCGGCGTGTGTTCGGCCGATGGGACTTCGACGCGGTACGCGGTCATCGCGAAGGCTACCCCGTGAAGCCCGACCCGAAGGCGGCACTCGAGATCGCGGCGGAACTCGGGATCGCGCCCGGACGCTGGGCCTACGTCGGCGACACCAACGTGGACATGTTCACCGGCAAGGCCGCGGGCTTCTTCACCGTCGGCGTGTCGTGGGGGTTACGCTCGGTCGAGGAGATGCGCGACGCAGGCGCCGATGCGATCATCCATCAACCCAGCGAACTCCTGCCGCTACTCGGCTGA
- a CDS encoding Lrp/AsnC family transcriptional regulator: MSATTIPSNIDDPINAQILAVSEDRVQGFTRFPLTQIAEAAELPLETIIERIGAMLEAGTIRRVRQTLLATSLAPGALVAWKVPPKQLLSAFDFMFKEDPFSGHVVLRTTDKETPGSQYKLWTTLKVPKPYSMEKHCEYLCQQTGAEAFKLLPANKLFALGVGHVRRKELQPGDRTEEPGRVLDTKIVELTDREWRVLMALKREFEPSELQEDLWAPRAEEAGESLADFCEIAESLNQRRVIGRFSTFLEHVKKHKDGARVTKFNALFHWRVPEGKELEAGQEVGRHLCMTHAYWREGGPEFSNVNIMGVSHGTEKDKVLAHKAAIDQHLEEAGIPVSYTNVFWGGQSEIKPSEISPIAYRAWCEERGLDVEAMKN; encoded by the coding sequence ATGTCTGCCACCACGATCCCGTCCAACATCGATGATCCGATCAACGCCCAGATCCTCGCGGTCTCCGAAGACCGCGTGCAGGGCTTTACCCGCTTCCCGCTGACTCAGATCGCCGAGGCGGCCGAGCTCCCGCTGGAGACGATCATCGAGCGCATCGGCGCGATGCTCGAAGCGGGCACGATCCGCCGGGTGCGTCAGACGCTGCTGGCGACCAGCCTTGCGCCGGGCGCGCTTGTCGCCTGGAAGGTCCCGCCCAAGCAGCTGCTCTCGGCCTTCGACTTCATGTTCAAAGAAGACCCGTTCTCCGGCCACGTCGTCCTCCGCACCACCGACAAAGAAACCCCCGGCAGCCAGTACAAGCTCTGGACCACGCTCAAGGTGCCCAAGCCCTACAGCATGGAGAAGCACTGCGAATACCTCTGCCAGCAAACCGGGGCCGAGGCGTTCAAGCTGCTGCCCGCGAACAAGCTGTTTGCGCTCGGCGTCGGCCACGTACGTCGCAAGGAACTGCAACCCGGCGACCGCACCGAAGAGCCCGGCCGGGTGTTGGACACCAAAATCGTCGAGCTGACGGATCGCGAGTGGCGGGTGCTCATGGCGCTCAAGCGTGAGTTCGAGCCGAGTGAATTGCAGGAAGACCTCTGGGCCCCGCGGGCCGAGGAAGCGGGCGAGAGTTTGGCCGACTTCTGCGAGATCGCCGAGAGCCTCAACCAGCGCCGCGTCATCGGCCGATTCAGCACGTTCCTCGAACACGTCAAGAAACACAAAGACGGCGCCCGGGTCACCAAGTTCAACGCGCTGTTCCACTGGCGTGTGCCCGAAGGCAAGGAACTCGAAGCCGGCCAAGAGGTCGGCCGACACCTCTGCATGACCCACGCCTACTGGCGCGAGGGCGGGCCGGAGTTCTCCAACGTCAACATCATGGGCGTCTCCCACGGCACCGAGAAGGACAAGGTCCTGGCCCACAAAGCCGCCATCGACCAGCACCTCGAAGAGGCCGGCATCCCCGTCAGCTACACCAACGTCTTCTGGGGCGGCCAAAGCGAAATCAAACCCAGCGAGATTAGCCCGATCGCGTACCGCGCGTGGTGCGAGGAGCGGGGGTTGGATGTTGAGGCGATGAAAAACTGA
- a CDS encoding glycosyltransferase family 4 protein produces the protein MRILHVITRLILGGAQQNTVMSCKAQVDAGHEVHLAYGPIHGPEGSLLEEAKASGATLHEIKPMVRELSPLNDWRCYQAVRKLVRELRPDIVHSHSSKAGILVRAAAWKERRNPIREARFEEARKKGIKLRLRPPDPREFRPQVIHTVHGLPFHDEQSKFIHNLYVRLEMYAAKRCDHLIAITPEMVEAFVEKDIASAEKFTVIPSGIDVEAFTPRPERRDAVRMKYGIPQDALVVGHVGRLDPLKGHADLLDQLPRLRENASGGGGRDVWLFFVGDGFHRAELEKHPSMALGKTVMTGLVPLSSVPECLAAMDVMALPSYQEGQSRTLCEALLCGVPVVGYDVGGIPSVIKDGETGRLIPLGNSPMLGQALLDLLGDPGYLARLAERGRQHVMDHFSATKMNRELLELYDTLLTPPSAGPPSPGSGSP, from the coding sequence ATGCGAATCCTCCACGTCATCACCCGCCTCATCCTCGGCGGAGCGCAGCAGAACACGGTGATGTCCTGCAAGGCCCAGGTCGACGCGGGCCACGAGGTCCACCTCGCCTACGGCCCGATCCACGGCCCCGAGGGTTCGCTGCTCGAAGAAGCCAAGGCGAGCGGCGCGACGCTGCACGAGATCAAGCCGATGGTGCGGGAGTTGAGCCCGCTGAACGATTGGCGGTGTTATCAAGCGGTACGGAAGTTAGTTCGCGAGCTTCGGCCGGATATTGTGCATTCGCATTCCAGCAAGGCGGGGATTTTAGTTAGGGCGGCTGCCTGGAAAGAGCGTCGAAATCCTATTCGTGAAGCCAGGTTTGAAGAAGCCCGGAAGAAGGGTATTAAGTTGAGGTTGAGGCCTCCCGACCCGAGAGAATTTCGCCCGCAAGTCATCCACACCGTCCACGGCCTCCCGTTTCACGACGAGCAATCCAAGTTCATCCACAACCTCTACGTCCGTTTGGAGATGTACGCCGCGAAGCGATGCGATCACTTGATCGCGATCACGCCGGAGATGGTCGAGGCGTTCGTCGAGAAGGACATCGCTTCGGCCGAGAAGTTCACGGTGATCCCCAGCGGGATTGATGTCGAGGCGTTTACGCCGCGACCCGAACGACGCGACGCGGTGCGGATGAAGTACGGCATCCCGCAGGACGCGTTGGTTGTGGGTCACGTCGGTCGGCTCGACCCGCTCAAGGGGCACGCCGATCTGTTGGATCAGTTGCCGAGGCTCCGGGAAAACGCTTCCGGGGGCGGGGGGCGGGATGTCTGGTTGTTCTTTGTCGGCGACGGCTTCCATCGGGCTGAGCTGGAAAAGCATCCGAGCATGGCGCTCGGCAAGACGGTGATGACGGGGCTGGTGCCGTTGTCGTCGGTGCCGGAGTGTTTGGCGGCGATGGACGTGATGGCGTTGCCGTCGTATCAGGAGGGGCAGAGCCGGACGCTGTGCGAGGCGTTGCTGTGCGGGGTGCCGGTGGTGGGGTACGACGTGGGGGGGATCCCGTCGGTGATCAAGGATGGCGAGACGGGCCGGTTGATTCCCTTAGGGAATTCGCCCATGCTCGGACAAGCCCTACTCGACCTGTTGGGCGATCCGGGGTATCTTGCGCGGCTGGCTGAGCGGGGGCGGCAGCACGTGATGGATCACTTCAGCGCCACGAAGATGAACCGCGAGCTGCTCGAGCTCTACGACACATTGTTGACCCCACCTTCCGCGGGACCCCCGAGCCCCGGAAGCGGATCGCCATGA